Proteins found in one Paenibacillus dendritiformis genomic segment:
- a CDS encoding transposase, which yields MESISPAKLCRKHNQVDPNLLQQVFERLAMQILSRHGCSIADRKALRTIDSTTVALCLRRYKWADFRKTKAGIKLDLRLAFADAHEVLPEKATITTAKKNDRTQMDDLIEDAGITYVLTAVTWTNRFDLSCDEISEMYRSRRAIETFFKWMKQHLKIKHFYGTSKQAVHNQVWRTLVAFCLLMLAKLDANVEHSLLQIQRWLKALI from the coding sequence TTGGAATCGATCTCACCGGCAAAATTATGCCGCAAGCATAATCAGGTGGATCCGAACCTGCTCCAGCAGGTTTTCGAGCGGCTGGCTATGCAGATTTTGTCTAGACATGGTTGTTCGATAGCAGACCGCAAAGCACTCCGGACTATCGACTCTACCACCGTTGCTCTTTGCTTGCGGAGGTACAAGTGGGCCGACTTTCGCAAGACCAAGGCAGGTATAAAGCTTGACCTCCGCCTTGCTTTTGCAGATGCTCATGAGGTCCTGCCAGAGAAGGCAACCATTACGACAGCCAAGAAAAATGACCGGACACAGATGGATGACCTTATCGAAGATGCCGGAATCACCTATGTGTTGACCGCGGTTACGTGGACCAACCGTTTCGATCTGTCTTGCGATGAAATCAGTGAGATGTACCGCAGCCGCAGGGCCATTGAGACCTTCTTCAAATGGATGAAGCAGCACCTGAAGATCAAGCATTTCTATGGAACAAGCAAACAGGCCGTGCACAACCAGGTTTGGCGGACACTCGTCGCTTTTTGCCTGCTTATGCTGGCCAAACTGGACGCGAACGTAGAGCACTCCCTCCTGCA